The Sorangiineae bacterium MSr11954 DNA segment ATGCTGCGGAAAAATCGGCGTCATGGTGACCACGGGCGCCCGCGATGGCGCGAGCAGCGCGGCCAGCGCTCCGTCCACCTGCTCGAACCGCACGCACACCAAGATGACGTCGGCATCCGCCGGAATCGCCGTCGTTCGCACCGGGGCCTCGAGCGCGAGCACGCCCGAGCCGCGATCCACCTGCTCGATGCGCATGCCCAGCGGCTCCCGCCCAGGGGCCGGCGCCGAGCGCATAACGAACGACACGCGCACCTTTTCCGCGCCGTTCGCGAGCCGGACTCCAAATACCGACCCGAGCGAACCCGCGCCGACGATGGCAACGTGCACTGGCAACCCTCACGATCTTAGCTTCGCCCCCATCTTTCGCCACCCCGTCCACGAAGCACCGCTCAACCCGCACGCAACGGCCACGAACCGCGCCCCACCCCGCGTTCAACGTCGCCTCCGTCTTTCGCCCGCCCCGTCCACGCGACGCGGCCCATCCCGCGTTCAACGTTACCCCGTCTTTCGCCCGTCCGGCTACGAAGCGCCGCCTACCCCGCGTTCAATGTTGCCCCATCTTTCGCCCGTCCGTCCACGAAGCGCCGCCTACCCCGCGTTCAGCGTCGCCCCTGTCTTTCGCCCGTCCCGTCCACGAAGCGCGCCCCACCCCGCGTTCAACGTCGCCTCCGTCTTTCGCCCGTCCGGCTACGAAGCGCCACCTATCCCGCGTTCAGCGTCGGCCCCGTCTTTCGCCACCCCGTCCACGAAGCGCCGCCCACCCCGCGTTCAGCGTCGCCCACGCTTTCGCCACCCCGGGGCCACGAAGCGCCGCCCCACCCCGCGCTCACCGATACGTGAAGCGAAGATCGTGGTCGCAAATTTTGAAATGATCGCCCTCGGCGATTTGCTTTCGCGCGATGCGCTGGCCGTTGAACTCGACCCCGTTGGTCGAGCCCATGTCGACCATGAAGTAGATGCCGTTCTGGAACTCGATCATGGCGTGCTGCCGCGACACGTTCGGGTCCTTCAAGGTGAGATCGCTCGACTGCTTGCCGCGGCCGATGACGAAGCGCTCCTTGTTCACGGGGATTTTCTCCCCCTGGTACATCACGCAAAGCTGGGGGGCGCCGTGGGTGGGCGGGTAGCCGTTGGAGGCCATCCCCATGGGGCTCGCCATCCCACCGCCGCCGCCCATCGCGTTCGGCACGTTGCCGCGCGGGATGGGCGGGGGAACGCTGCGCGCGGGGGGAGGAACGGAGCGGGGAGCGGCGGGGATCGGGCCGCTGGGACCGCGCTGCGGCGGCGCGGGGAGCCCGCCGTGTTGCCCGCCGTGCTGCATGCCGGGACCGCGCGCGGCCTGCTGCGGAGGCGGAGGGAGGGGACCCGGTGCTTGACGCTGGGGCCGGGCCGGCGGCGGAGGCAAACCGCCCGCGCGGGGTGGGGGCGGAGGCGGCGGATAGCCTCCGCCGCGATCGGATGGGACGGGGGCGGAGTCGCGCGTGGGCGAGCTTGGAAATTGCGGACGCGTTCCTTGCGCCCCGTAGCTGCGCTGGCGGGCGTATTGCTTCATCGCCTCGTTGATCAGGTAGTCCACGCTGCATTCGAGCTCGCGCGCCATCTGTTCGAACGTTTCCCAAAGCACATCGCGGCATTGGAACGTTCGACCGCTCTTCTTGTTCGGATCCGAGCTCATGGCGTCGTTACTCTGGCAGGTTTGACAGGTCCTGTGCGCGAAGGGCGCTCAATTTACCATTAGGAGCCGCCGCCACCCTCCATCGACGGCACGATGCAGAATTTTACAAACTCGCCGACTGTGTGAATCTCTTTCGATTCCCGTTCTTGCGACCCGGGTGACTTGGCCACATCAC contains these protein-coding regions:
- a CDS encoding FHA domain-containing protein — encoded protein: MSSDPNKKSGRTFQCRDVLWETFEQMARELECSVDYLINEAMKQYARQRSYGAQGTRPQFPSSPTRDSAPVPSDRGGGYPPPPPPPRAGGLPPPPARPQRQAPGPLPPPPQQAARGPGMQHGGQHGGLPAPPQRGPSGPIPAAPRSVPPPARSVPPPIPRGNVPNAMGGGGGMASPMGMASNGYPPTHGAPQLCVMYQGEKIPVNKERFVIGRGKQSSDLTLKDPNVSRQHAMIEFQNGIYFMVDMGSTNGVEFNGQRIARKQIAEGDHFKICDHDLRFTYR